One window from the genome of Spirosoma rhododendri encodes:
- a CDS encoding fimbrial biogenesis chaperone gives MTQFSRSTGWRLLLILCLIEPLFCQAQIGFQASPAKLYFNQTTGDEQTRTLRLTNPMDTRLVLQATCADWRRDSLGEKVYYPPGTLPTSGCPLVKVIPDVIELAPGEQRDVLVSLTANRADKATGIRNGMLFLTQSNEQEVARQKGASQFVIKAQIGVHVYVLPDGHTEPDIAIVGMTVGQSARPYQVNVKVHNTGKALLESQLRLEYLNMTTMEEVKTEAIPVNTMPDDSFQVAASVPANLSAGKYLIVAVLDSGPGQALKVAELETVLK, from the coding sequence ATGACTCAGTTTTCCCGATCGACGGGGTGGCGGCTGCTGCTGATACTGTGCCTGATAGAACCCTTGTTCTGTCAGGCACAGATTGGTTTTCAGGCATCGCCAGCCAAACTTTATTTTAACCAGACCACTGGCGACGAGCAGACGCGTACGCTGCGACTAACGAACCCGATGGATACCCGGCTGGTGCTACAGGCCACCTGCGCCGACTGGCGACGCGATTCGTTGGGCGAGAAAGTGTACTACCCGCCAGGTACGCTGCCAACGTCTGGTTGCCCGCTGGTCAAAGTCATACCGGACGTAATCGAGCTGGCACCCGGCGAGCAGCGGGATGTTCTGGTGTCGCTGACGGCGAACCGGGCCGATAAAGCAACCGGCATCAGGAACGGGATGCTGTTTCTGACGCAATCAAATGAGCAGGAAGTGGCCCGTCAGAAAGGGGCCTCGCAGTTTGTCATCAAAGCTCAGATCGGCGTTCATGTGTATGTGTTGCCCGACGGACATACCGAGCCCGATATTGCGATCGTGGGCATGACGGTCGGGCAGTCGGCACGGCCGTATCAGGTCAATGTAAAGGTACATAACACGGGTAAGGCGTTGCTGGAAAGCCAGTTGCGCCTGGAATACCTGAACATGACGACGATGGAAGAAGTAAAGACGGAGGCCATACCCGTCAATACCATGCCCGACGATTCGTTTCAGGTGGCAGCCAGCGTACCGGCTAATCTGTCGGCGGGGAAATACCTGATCGTGGCCGTGCTGGATAGCGGACCGGGGCAGGCGCTGAAAGTGGCCGAACTCGAAACCGTCCTTAAATGA
- the dapA gene encoding 4-hydroxy-tetrahydrodipicolinate synthase, with product MNTRFHGVGVAIVTPFTADHAIDFDGFGRVVRHISEGGVRYIVLQGTTGESPTVTKAEKKQLLQYLKENNPKNLPIVYGVGGNVTSEVVAGMSDIDFEGVDAILSVCPYYNKPGKRGVIEHFTRIADACPVPVILYNIPFRTGINMSAETICELAQHPNIIGVKEASCVIEQCMEIARDKPDDFLLISGDDVQAVPIISIGGVGVMSVIANAFPAKFSAMIDAALAGDFAFAQKELSQFLRIDPLLYEEGNPVGVKSLMHTMGLISNEVRLPLMKASDDLAERQRVVLQRDGLLELVAQ from the coding sequence ATGAATACTCGTTTTCACGGCGTCGGCGTCGCCATCGTAACGCCGTTTACCGCCGACCACGCCATTGATTTTGATGGCTTCGGGCGCGTCGTTCGTCACATTTCCGAGGGGGGCGTTCGCTATATCGTTCTTCAGGGTACCACCGGTGAGTCGCCCACGGTGACGAAAGCCGAGAAGAAACAGCTGCTGCAATACCTGAAAGAAAACAATCCGAAAAACCTGCCTATCGTTTACGGCGTTGGTGGCAACGTGACGAGCGAGGTTGTGGCGGGTATGAGCGACATCGATTTCGAAGGCGTCGACGCCATTCTGTCGGTGTGTCCGTACTATAACAAGCCGGGAAAACGGGGCGTTATCGAGCATTTTACCCGTATCGCCGATGCCTGTCCGGTGCCGGTTATTCTGTACAACATCCCGTTCCGTACCGGCATCAACATGTCGGCCGAAACGATCTGCGAACTGGCGCAGCATCCCAACATTATCGGGGTGAAAGAAGCGTCCTGCGTGATCGAGCAGTGCATGGAAATCGCCCGCGACAAACCCGACGATTTTCTGCTTATCTCCGGCGACGATGTGCAGGCGGTGCCCATCATCAGCATCGGGGGCGTGGGCGTAATGTCGGTGATAGCCAATGCATTCCCTGCTAAGTTCTCGGCTATGATCGACGCGGCTCTGGCCGGCGATTTTGCCTTTGCCCAGAAAGAACTAAGTCAGTTTCTGCGCATCGACCCGCTGCTGTACGAAGAAGGAAACCCCGTTGGCGTAAAGAGTCTGATGCACACGATGGGTCTGATTTCAAACGAAGTTCGGCTACCGCTTATGAAAGCTTCCGACGATCTGGCCGAGCGTCAGCGTGTTGTCCTGCAACGCGACGGGCTGCTCGAACTGGTCGCTCAGTAA
- the ligA gene encoding NAD-dependent DNA ligase LigA yields the protein MNPQQRINELTDKLIWYNQQYYQNSISEVDDFTFDQQLQELTLLEKQYPELRRPDSPTQRVGGTISKEFATVYHRFPMLSLGNTYSETDLIEFDNRVRKGLRDEPYEYICELKFDGVALSMTYENGVLVQGATRGDGVRGDDITANIRTIRTMPLTVRAQDDLPALFEVRGEGFLPLAEFERINKEREDIGEPLLANPRNAASGTFKQQDSGAVAKRRLDCYLYSFLSEPNPDGTERFQTHEESLVGLAHWGFNVSPTWRKCATISEVMAYINEWETRRFDLPLGTDGIVIKVNRYDQQRELGYTAKSPRWAIAFKYKAMAASTTLNAINYQVGRTGAVTPVAMLTPVLLAGTVVKRASLHNANEIQRLGVELHDTVFVEKGGEIIPKVTGVDLTKRHGQTEPIIYPTHCPACDTPLIRREGEAHFYCPNEKGCPPQRQARFEHFIQRRAMNIESLGEGKIQLLIDRNLVQTPADLYDLTNEQLLGLEKAYPADDTGKVRVVKFGQKTVDNILTAIERSKTQPFANVVFALGIRYVGNTTAERLTDYFGSMDALMAASLETLSGVPDVGPRIAQSVAEWFGEADNQHYVQRLKAAGLQMVGERKVVEAVSDTLTGKTFLYSGTFTNYTREEIETQIAAHGGRLLSGVSKKLNYLIVGENAGPSKVAKAQQLNVPMIGEDEFTAMLGE from the coding sequence ATGAATCCTCAACAGCGTATTAATGAACTGACCGATAAACTGATCTGGTACAATCAGCAGTATTACCAGAACAGCATTTCGGAAGTCGACGATTTTACCTTCGATCAGCAACTTCAGGAGTTAACCCTTCTCGAAAAACAATACCCCGAACTACGCCGGCCCGACAGCCCCACGCAGCGCGTCGGCGGTACGATTAGCAAGGAATTTGCCACGGTGTACCACCGCTTCCCGATGCTGTCGCTCGGCAACACCTACTCCGAAACAGACCTGATCGAGTTCGACAACCGGGTACGGAAAGGGCTGCGCGACGAACCCTACGAGTATATCTGCGAACTGAAATTCGACGGCGTCGCGCTGAGCATGACCTACGAAAACGGGGTGCTGGTACAGGGCGCAACGCGTGGCGACGGCGTTCGCGGTGACGATATCACGGCCAACATCCGCACGATCCGCACGATGCCGCTGACCGTACGCGCCCAGGACGATCTGCCCGCGCTGTTTGAGGTGCGGGGCGAAGGATTTCTGCCGCTGGCCGAATTTGAGCGGATAAACAAAGAGCGCGAAGACATTGGCGAACCACTGCTGGCTAACCCGCGCAATGCCGCGTCGGGAACGTTTAAGCAGCAGGATTCGGGGGCGGTCGCCAAACGCCGGCTCGACTGCTACCTGTACTCGTTTTTGTCGGAACCCAACCCCGACGGAACCGAGCGGTTTCAGACCCACGAAGAAAGTCTGGTGGGGCTGGCGCACTGGGGCTTTAACGTGTCGCCGACCTGGCGGAAGTGCGCTACGATCAGCGAGGTGATGGCCTACATCAACGAGTGGGAAACCCGGCGCTTCGACCTGCCGCTGGGCACCGACGGTATCGTGATCAAAGTCAACCGCTACGATCAGCAGCGCGAGCTGGGCTACACGGCCAAAAGTCCGCGCTGGGCCATTGCGTTCAAGTACAAAGCGATGGCCGCGAGCACCACGCTCAACGCCATCAACTACCAGGTGGGCCGAACCGGTGCCGTGACGCCTGTGGCCATGCTGACGCCGGTGCTGCTGGCGGGGACCGTCGTAAAACGGGCATCGCTGCACAATGCCAACGAGATTCAGCGGCTGGGCGTCGAACTGCACGACACGGTGTTTGTCGAGAAAGGCGGGGAGATCATTCCCAAAGTCACGGGTGTTGACCTGACGAAACGACACGGGCAGACCGAACCGATCATCTACCCAACCCATTGCCCCGCCTGCGACACCCCGCTGATCCGGCGCGAAGGGGAAGCGCATTTCTATTGCCCAAACGAAAAAGGGTGCCCTCCGCAGCGGCAGGCCCGATTTGAGCACTTTATTCAGCGCCGGGCCATGAATATCGAAAGCCTGGGCGAAGGCAAGATTCAGCTGCTCATCGACCGCAATCTGGTGCAGACCCCCGCCGATCTCTACGACCTGACGAACGAGCAATTGCTGGGGCTGGAGAAAGCGTACCCGGCCGACGATACCGGCAAGGTGCGGGTGGTGAAGTTTGGGCAGAAAACTGTCGATAATATTCTGACGGCCATCGAACGGTCGAAAACCCAGCCATTCGCCAATGTCGTTTTTGCGCTCGGTATCCGCTACGTGGGCAACACCACCGCCGAGCGCCTGACCGATTATTTCGGCTCGATGGACGCGCTGATGGCGGCTTCGCTCGAAACGCTGTCTGGCGTGCCCGACGTCGGGCCGCGCATCGCGCAGAGCGTAGCTGAGTGGTTCGGCGAGGCCGATAACCAACACTATGTACAGCGGCTGAAGGCCGCCGGGTTGCAGATGGTGGGCGAGCGCAAAGTGGTCGAAGCGGTGAGCGATACCCTGACGGGAAAGACGTTTCTCTACAGTGGTACCTTCACCAACTACACCCGCGAAGAAATCGAAACGCAGATTGCGGCCCACGGCGGCCGGTTGTTGAGTGGCGTTTCGAAGAAGCTGAATTACCTGATCGTAGGTGAAAATGCCGGACCGTCGAAAGTTGCCAAAGCCCAGCAGTTGAACGTACCGATGATCGGCGAAGACGAATTCACGGCCATGCTGGGCGAGTAA
- the rpe gene encoding ribulose-phosphate 3-epimerase produces the protein MSLPAIAPSLLAANFAHLDREMDMINRSEADYLHFDVMDGEFVPNISFGFPLLEVAHNLCKKPLDVHLMITQPDRYLADFAKGGAAVIQVHYEACPHLHRTLAHIRELGCEAGVALNPHTPVELLKDVLAEIDVVLIMSVNPGFGGQSFIPHTIRKVAQLKQLLLANGSSARIEVDGGVSLANAADLLRAGADTLVAGSSVFKAADPEAAIRELKHVSTTVPA, from the coding sequence ATGTCGCTTCCCGCTATTGCCCCCTCCCTCCTCGCTGCCAATTTTGCCCACCTCGATCGGGAAATGGACATGATTAACCGCAGCGAGGCCGATTATCTGCATTTCGATGTGATGGACGGGGAGTTTGTTCCGAATATCTCGTTTGGCTTTCCACTGCTGGAAGTCGCCCACAACCTGTGCAAAAAACCGCTGGACGTTCACCTGATGATTACCCAGCCCGACCGTTACCTCGCTGATTTTGCCAAAGGTGGGGCCGCCGTCATTCAGGTACATTACGAAGCCTGCCCCCACCTGCACCGTACGCTGGCGCACATCCGCGAGCTGGGCTGCGAAGCTGGGGTAGCCCTGAACCCGCACACGCCCGTTGAACTGCTGAAAGACGTGCTGGCCGAGATCGACGTTGTGCTGATTATGTCGGTCAACCCCGGTTTCGGCGGGCAATCGTTTATCCCGCACACGATTCGGAAAGTGGCGCAACTGAAGCAGTTGCTGCTGGCGAATGGCTCGTCGGCCCGGATCGAGGTCGACGGCGGAGTGAGCCTGGCCAACGCGGCCGACCTGCTGCGGGCCGGTGCCGACACACTGGTGGCAGGCAGTTCGGTCTTCAAAGCCGCTGACCCAGAAGCCGCTATCCGGGAACTGAAACACGTCAGCACGACGGTACCCGCCTGA